In the Tribolium castaneum strain GA2 chromosome 1, icTriCast1.1, whole genome shotgun sequence genome, one interval contains:
- the LOC656976 gene encoding leucine-rich repeat-containing protein 1: protein MLPKMNPVYDYIQRNRVLAKIEKAHGTKATNLALDDYDLVKFPPLLVSCVHLSYLNIGHNQITELPKCLGQLKNLQNLSLEYNNFDRFPEVLKDLPQLITLNISHNPIKDLTRDIGNLTSLETLWCNRCYLESLPEEIGNLTKLETLGARHNLLTKLPDGICNLVQLRWLTLEDNQLYTVPKDFDKLQSLIHLNLTENKFHYIPSNISKLKQLKYLHLRFNEFYSIPESVLTTMTCVKINLLHNPLSSTGDIDVMFPNVITSNKQLEDDTAVDSDSNSDWENSVASSDLNYSATESESDDEDILIEVSKLSKFLVTF from the exons ATGCTTCCAAAAATGAATCCAGTGTACGATTACATTCAGCGAAACCgggttttggcaaaaatagaaaaagctCATGGAACTAAAGCAACGAATTTAGCGCTAGATGATTACGACCTTGTCAAATTTCCCCCCTTGTTGGTGAGCTGTGTCCACCTCTCATATCTAAACATTGGTCATAATCAAATCACTGAACTGCCCAAGTGTCTCGGACAGCTCaagaatttgcaaaatttgtctCTGGAGTACAATAACTTCGATCGTTTCCCTGAAGTACTCAAGGATTTGCCTCAGTTGATTACTCTAAACATAAGCCATAATCCGATTAAAGACTTGACTAGAGATATTGGAAATTTAACTTCGTTAGAAACATTATGGTGTAACCGTTGCTATCTGGAGTCTTTACCTGAAGAAATTGGTAATTTAACAAAGTTGGAAACCTTGGGGGCTCGGCATAACCTGTTAACAAAGTTACCAGATGGAATCTGTAATTTAGTGCAACTGAG gtgGCTTACTTTAGAAGATAATCAATTGTACACAGTTCCTAAAGACTTCGATAAGTTACAGTCTTTAATACACCTCAACTTGACtgaaaacaaatttcattatATTCCCTCAAATATAtccaaattaaaacagttgAAATACCTCCACTTGCGCTTTAACGAATTTTATTCGATTCCGGAAAGTGTACTCACTACAATGACTTgtgtcaaaattaatttattacataacCCATTGTCCTCGACTGGTGATATAGATgtg ATGTTCCCCAATGTGATAACATCAAATAAACAATTAGAAGATGATACGGCGGTCGATTCTGACTCAAATTCCGATTGGGAAAATAGTGTAGCTAGTTCAGATTTGAATTATTCAGCTACGGAGTCAGAAAGCGACGATGAAGATATTCTAATAGAAGTCTCGAAGTTGTCAAAATTTCTTGTAACGTTTTGA
- the Pa1 gene encoding PAXIP1-associated glutamate-rich protein 1 — protein sequence MDENWDIECSDDEFKDIKGPWEPPPEVIEKLYDQLSKGEIPELNWKCPGYRSPSPEVEEPPPVEVEQKQTEDKSDFDFMDETTSPRLKIRNKGEEALKGSAKKKTTSLDGVINNMRRHKLIPQQSNH from the exons ATGGACGAAAATTGGGATATAGAGTGCTCCGACGACGAATTTAAAGACATAAAAGGCCCTTGGGAGCCCCCTCCTGAAGTGATCGAAAAACTTTACGATCAATTAAGCAAGGGTGAAATTCCTGAACTGAACTGGAAATGTCCTGGATACCGTTCACCCTCTCCGGAAGTGGAAGAGCCGCCTCCGGTTGAAGTTGagcaaaaaca GACTGAGGATAAGTCCGATTTTGATTTTATGGACGAAACTACGTCCCCACGCCTCAAAATTCGAAACAAAGGAGAGGAAGCACTGAAAGGCAGCGCCAAGAAGAAAACTACGTCTTTGGACGGTGTTATTAACAACATGCGGAGGCATAAACTCATACCGCAACAAAGCAACCATTGA
- the LOC103313190 gene encoding zinc finger protein ZFP2, producing the protein MFTEPVFDNKWQKCKFCSSTFEELSDYLTHIELVHKNHKTNYLLSSFMCSDCGKQYKTKNELTNHINSKCGTVKQFKCKICGQELMSAGSLYNHMLRHNGVRSFMCRFCAKLFFTAGQLKVHERIHTQDKAYVCEVCNKGFCHRQSLITHSTIHTGIKPYQCENCGNSFSCVGNLIKHRKTHADTCGLIPLTTHRVKHPSTKIKVKINTPSNSRLKTNGQMDFEVQLEVEKELNILKSALCRNNKTEGKKEATNDEQCAKQNLIDKIQECIQRSDTEESLSENNSNENVEKNTALNDTPKEVAQEITLSTGGGVKSTKRRHVERDRNYENEISKFTEQTNFDDEGFGDCKYCGKRYMNVRWLYKHVKEHENNIPIGSDQSGIPLHKCSCCKMSFYTKEESLIHQQTHHADILTCHECEKIFSNRDSLRSHQKVFHKGVGRKAYIYVCDKCGKQFKQKSYLKAHEERNCDKGPFYECSICQKQFSSVYTRNNHMRVHDPEKKLLCKFCAKSFHWKGQLKIHERSHTGEKPFACLYCPKAFAYRESLITHSTIHTGIKPHLCEGCGARFSCIGNLIKHRSSHANECGAWAYKTQKPLQSN; encoded by the exons atgttcaccGAGCCAGTGTTTGACAACAAatggcaaaaatgtaaattttgctCCTCAACTTTTGAAGAATTGAGCGACTATTTAACGCACATTGAATTGGtccataaaaaccacaaaaccaattatttattgtcgAGTTTTATGTGTAGCGATTGTGGTAAACAATACAAAACCAAAAACGAGCTCACAAACCACATCAATTCCAAATGCGGGACTGTGAAACAATTCAAATGCAAA aTTTGTGGCCAGGAACTGATGTCTGCCGGTTCGCTCTACAATCACATGCTGAGACATAACGGAGTCCGAAGTTTCATGTGCAGATTTTGCgccaaattgttttttacagcagGGCAGTTGAAAGTGCATGAGCGGATCCATACCCAGGACAAGGCCTACGTTTGTGAG GTTTGTAATAAGGGGTTTTGTCACCGGCAAAGTCTCATCACTCACAGTACCATCCATACAGGGATTAAACCGTACCAGTGTGAGAATTGTGGGAATTCGTTTAGTTGTGTGGGGAATTTGATTAAACACAGGAAGACTCATGCGGATACGTGTGGTCTTATTCCGTTGACTACACACAGGGTTAAGCATCCTtccactaaaattaaagttaagaTAAATACGCCGTCTAATTCGAGGCTGAAGACGAATGGACAAATGGACTTTGAAGTGCAACTGGAAGTGGAGAAGGAGTTGAATATTTTGAAGAGTGCTTTATGTAGAAATAATAAGACTGAAGGGAAGAAGGAAGCTACAAATGATGAACAg TGTGCCAAACAAAATCTCATTGACAAAATACAAGAATGCATCCAAAGGAGCGACACTGAAGAGTCATTAAGTGAAAACAACTCCAatgaaaatgttgaaaaaaatacagcacTTAATGACACACCAAAAGAAGTTGCACAAGAGATTACGTTATCCACAGGTGGAGGAGTGAAAAGTACCAAAAGAAGACATGTGGAAAGGGATCGAAACTATGAAAATGAGATATCGAAATTTACAGAACAGACAAACTTTG aTGATGAAGGATTCGGTGATTGTAAATACTGTGGTAAGAGATATATGAACGTCCGTTGGCTTTACAAACACGTGAAAGAACATGAAAATAACATTCCAATCGGATCCGACCAATCAGGAATCCCTCTCCACAAATGTAGCTGTtgtaaaatgagtttttacaCAAAGGAAGAAAGTCTCATCCACCAACAAACACACCATGCCGATATTTTAA CATGTCACGAATGCGAGAAAATTTTCTCCAACCGCGACTCCTTACGCTCGCACCAGAAAGTCTTCCATAAAGGAGTCGGTCGTAAAGCTTACATCTACGTATGCGACAAGTGCGGAAaacagttcaaacaaaaatccTACCTGAAAGCCCACGAAGAGCGAAACTGTGATAAAGGCCCCTTTTACGAATGCTCCATCTGCCAGAAACAGTTCTCCAGTGTTTACACCAGGAACAACCACATGCGGGTGCACGATCCGGAGAAGAAGCTCCTGTGCAAGTTCTGTGCCAAAAGTTTCCACTGGAAGGGACAGCTGAAGATCCATGAACGTAGTCACACCGGAGAGAAGCCTTTTGCTTGCTTGTATTGTCCCAAAGCTTTCGCGTATAGGGAAAGTCTGATTACGCACAGTACCATCCATACGGGGATAAAGCCTCATCTGTGTGAAGGGTGTGGTGCTAGGTTTTCCTGTATagggaatttaattaaacatcgGAGTAGTCATGCGAATGAATGTGGGGCTTGGGCTTACAAAACACAGAAACCTTTACAAAGTAATTAA
- the CycC gene encoding cyclin-C: protein MAGNFWQSSHHQQWLLDKQDLIRERQHDLQLLTEEEYQKIFIFFASVIQTLGEQLKLRQQVIATATVYFKRFYAKNSLKCIDPLLLAPTCIFLASKVEEFGVISNSRLITTCQTVIKNKFSYAYSQEFPYRTNHILECEFYLLENLDCCLIVYQPYRPLLQLVQDMGQEDQLLTLAWRIVNDSLRTDVCLLYPPYQIAIGCLQIACVILQKDHKAWFAELNVDIERIQEIARYVINLFELWKTYDEKKEIQGLLNKMPKPKPAPQR from the exons ATGGCTGGAAATTTTTGGCAAAGCTCACACCA CCAGCAGTGGCTTTTGGACAAACAAGATTTAATTAGGGAGCGCCAACATGATCTCCAACTCCTCACGGAGGAGGAgtaccaaaaaatatttatattttttgctagcg tcaTTCAAACACTAGGCGAACAGTTGAAGCTACGCCAGCAAGTTATAGCAACCGCAACGGTTTATTTTAAGaggttttatgcaaaaaactCACTTAAGTGCATCGATCCGTTATTGTTAGCCCCcacttgcatttttctagcCTCCAAAGTAGAAGAATTTGGGGTGATTTCCAATTCTAGGTTAATTACAACGTGTCAGACAGTCA ttaaaaataagtttagttACGCCTATAGTCAGGAATTTCCATATCGTACGAACCACATCCTAGAGTGTGAATTCTACTTGTTAGAAAACCTCGACTGTTGCTTGATCGTCTATCAGCCTTATAGACCTCTCTTACAACTAGTGCAAGACATGGGTCAAGAAGATCAACTTTTGACTCTCGCCTGGAGGATAGTGAACGATTCTCTTAGGACTGATGTGTGTTTGCTTTATCCACCATATCAAATTGCAATTGGCTGTCTTCAAATAGCTTGTGTCATCTTGCAAAAGGACCACAAGGCTTGGTTTGCCGAACTGAACGTGGACATAGAACGAATTCAAGAAATTGCAAGAtacgttattaatttattcgaGCTGTGGAAGACTTACGACGAGAAGAAAGAAATTCAAGGACTGTTGAATAAAATGCCTAAACCAAAACCTGCCCCTCAAAGATAG